A genomic segment from Blastococcus sp. PRF04-17 encodes:
- a CDS encoding DUF3043 domain-containing protein: protein MKLRLPGRRDRAETTGVPTPDASADLTDQLVKASGKGRPTPKRSEAQGRRPGPPPPPPTTRKEAYKRMREQQAARRAESRQGMARGDEAYLPARDRGPVRKLVRDIVDSRRNVGSFFLAIAGVALIGTVVPSLVVRNYASVLLFGFFLLLIVDSVVLSRKIKRTVAERFPDGTQRTKGVVWYGITRATMIRRWRFPKPEVPLGAQV from the coding sequence GTGAAGCTCCGCCTGCCCGGCCGCCGTGACCGCGCCGAGACGACCGGCGTCCCGACCCCGGACGCCTCCGCCGACCTGACGGATCAGCTGGTCAAGGCGTCGGGCAAGGGCCGCCCCACGCCCAAGCGCAGCGAGGCCCAGGGCCGCCGTCCCGGCCCGCCGCCGCCCCCGCCCACCACGCGGAAGGAGGCCTACAAGCGCATGCGCGAGCAGCAGGCCGCCCGCCGCGCTGAGTCCCGCCAGGGCATGGCCCGTGGCGACGAGGCCTACCTGCCCGCCCGCGATCGCGGTCCCGTGCGCAAGCTGGTGCGCGACATCGTCGACTCCCGCCGCAACGTCGGCAGCTTCTTCCTCGCCATCGCCGGCGTCGCGCTGATCGGCACCGTCGTCCCGAGCCTCGTCGTCCGCAACTACGCGAGCGTCCTGCTGTTCGGCTTCTTCCTGCTGCTGATCGTCGACTCCGTCGTGCTCAGCCGGAAGATCAAGCGCACGGTCGCCGAGCGCTTCCCCGACGGGACGCAGCGGACCAAGGGCGTGGTCTGGTACGGCATCACCCGGGCCACCATGATCCGCCGCTGGCGGTTCCCGAAGCCCGAGGTCCCGCTGGGCGCCCAGGTCTGA
- a CDS encoding MBL fold metallo-hydrolase, giving the protein MQVTLLGTGAADGWPNPWCGCASCADARLHRQQRRPTSALVDGVLLLDLAPGVPPDGIPLAGVRTVLITHAHPDHCSPFSLLWRRWARRPEKLVVVGPAPVLEACRPWLAPDDPVDLVEIVPGGSLQCGDHLVRALHGDHEVPTVLYDVTGPDGGRLLYATDTGPLPEPTLAAAHGAAYDLVLMEETFGDVVDHGTRHLDLASFPRELDRLRGVGAVTGQTDVVAVHLGHHNPPRHALEARLAAHGARLVDDGTTIVTGGRRGAGSTGHA; this is encoded by the coding sequence GTGCAGGTCACCCTCCTCGGCACCGGAGCCGCCGACGGCTGGCCCAACCCCTGGTGCGGGTGCGCCTCCTGCGCCGACGCGCGCCTGCACCGGCAGCAGCGCCGCCCCACGTCGGCGCTGGTCGACGGCGTCCTGCTGCTCGACCTCGCTCCCGGGGTTCCGCCGGACGGCATCCCGCTGGCCGGGGTGCGGACCGTCCTGATCACCCATGCGCACCCCGACCACTGCTCGCCCTTCTCGCTGCTGTGGCGGCGCTGGGCGCGGCGCCCCGAGAAGCTCGTCGTCGTGGGGCCGGCGCCCGTGCTGGAGGCCTGCCGGCCCTGGCTGGCCCCCGACGACCCGGTCGACCTCGTCGAGATCGTCCCCGGCGGCTCCCTGCAGTGCGGGGACCATCTCGTCCGCGCCCTCCACGGCGACCACGAGGTGCCGACCGTGCTCTACGACGTCACCGGTCCGGACGGCGGCCGGCTGCTGTACGCGACCGACACCGGCCCGCTCCCGGAGCCGACCCTCGCGGCGGCGCACGGGGCGGCCTACGACCTGGTGCTCATGGAGGAGACGTTCGGCGACGTCGTCGACCACGGCACCCGGCACCTGGACCTCGCGTCCTTCCCGCGCGAGCTGGACCGCCTGCGCGGAGTCGGCGCGGTCACCGGGCAGACCGACGTGGTGGCGGTGCACCTCGGCCACCACAACCCGCCCCGTCACGCGCTGGAGGCCCGCCTGGCCGCGCACGGCGCCCGCCTCGTCGACGACGGGACGACGATCGTCACCGGGGGCCGCCGAGGAGCGGGCTCGACCGGGCACGCCTAA
- a CDS encoding aldo/keto reductase family protein translates to MEFRRLGRSGLNISEIAYGNWLTHGGQVEEDAAHACVRAALDVGITTFDTADVYAGTRAESVLGRALQGERRSSYELFTKVYWPTGKGPNDRGLSRKHIIESCHASLERLQTDYVDLYQAHRYDTTVPLEETMTAFADLVRAGKVLYIGVSEWNAEEIAAGAALARDLDIQLISNQPQYSMLWRVIEAEVVPTSEQEGLSQIVWSPLAQGVLTGKYRPGEQPPADTRAGHAEVGQSMQGFMREDILTRVQDLRPIADDLGLSMAQLAVAWVLQNPNVAAAIIGASRPEQVHDNVAAAGVKLDDDVLKRIDEVLGDVVERDPAKTARG, encoded by the coding sequence GTGGAATTCAGACGCCTCGGCCGCTCCGGCCTGAACATCTCCGAGATCGCCTACGGCAACTGGCTCACCCATGGTGGCCAGGTCGAGGAGGACGCCGCGCATGCCTGCGTGCGCGCCGCCCTCGACGTCGGCATCACGACCTTCGACACCGCCGACGTCTACGCCGGCACCCGCGCCGAGTCCGTGCTGGGCCGGGCCCTCCAGGGCGAGCGCCGCTCGTCCTACGAGCTGTTCACCAAGGTCTACTGGCCCACCGGCAAGGGCCCGAACGACCGCGGCCTGTCCCGCAAGCACATCATCGAGAGCTGCCACGCCTCGCTCGAGCGGCTGCAGACCGACTACGTCGACCTGTACCAGGCGCACCGCTACGACACGACGGTCCCCCTCGAGGAGACGATGACCGCCTTCGCCGACCTCGTGCGGGCGGGCAAGGTGCTCTACATCGGCGTCAGCGAGTGGAACGCCGAGGAGATCGCCGCCGGCGCCGCGCTGGCCCGCGACCTCGACATCCAGCTGATCAGCAACCAGCCGCAGTACTCGATGCTCTGGCGGGTCATCGAGGCCGAGGTCGTGCCGACGTCCGAGCAGGAGGGGCTGTCGCAGATCGTGTGGTCACCGCTGGCCCAGGGAGTGCTCACCGGCAAGTACCGGCCGGGCGAGCAGCCGCCGGCCGACACCCGCGCCGGGCACGCGGAGGTCGGGCAGTCGATGCAGGGCTTCATGCGCGAGGACATCCTCACCCGCGTGCAGGACCTGCGACCGATCGCCGACGACCTCGGCCTGTCGATGGCGCAGCTCGCGGTCGCCTGGGTGCTGCAGAACCCGAACGTGGCGGCGGCGATCATCGGGGCCTCGCGTCCCGAGCAGGTGCACGACAACGTCGCGGCCGCCGGCGTCAAGCTCGACGACGACGTCCTGAAGCGGATCGACGAGGTCC